Proteins encoded in a region of the Pseudomonadales bacterium genome:
- the fis gene encoding DNA-binding transcriptional regulator Fis produces the protein MLSKCAEIELPADEVKTEAVPNYQTIRCCVENSLRNYFSHLDGQPAVDIYAMVLAEVEAPLLEVVLEYTRNNQVRAAEVLGLNRGTLRKKLKQYNLL, from the coding sequence ATGTTGAGTAAGTGTGCAGAAATTGAATTACCGGCTGATGAAGTAAAAACTGAAGCCGTGCCTAATTATCAAACAATCCGCTGCTGTGTAGAAAATTCTCTGCGAAATTATTTTAGCCATCTCGATGGTCAACCAGCGGTGGATATTTACGCCATGGTGCTGGCCGAAGTGGAAGCGCCTTTGTTGGAAGTGGTGTTGGAATACACGCGCAACAACCAAGTGCGTGCTGCGGAAGTGTTAGGTTTGAATCGCGGTACGCTGCGTAAAAAGCTCAAGCAGTACAACCTGCTGTAA
- a CDS encoding TM2 domain-containing protein, translated as MQQRDTHLKTIGYLLWIFGFLGAHRFYYGKPVTGTLWFFTLGLLGIGWLIDLFLIPSMDREADLRFASGSLDYNLAWILLTFLGVFGIHRFYQGKWLTAILYLFTAGLCGLGVLYDFWTLNDQISIQNAQENQ; from the coding sequence ATGCAGCAACGCGATACGCATCTCAAAACCATCGGGTATCTATTGTGGATTTTTGGATTTCTCGGTGCACACCGTTTTTATTACGGAAAGCCTGTTACCGGCACGCTTTGGTTTTTTACTTTGGGTTTATTGGGCATAGGTTGGTTGATCGATTTATTTTTGATTCCTAGCATGGATAGAGAAGCGGATTTGCGTTTTGCATCAGGAAGTTTGGATTACAACCTCGCATGGATTTTGCTGACATTCCTCGGCGTGTTTGGTATTCATCGCTTTTATCAAGGCAAATGGCTGACAGCGATTTTGTATTTGTTCACAGCGGGTTTATGTGGCTTGGGTGTTCTCTATGATTTTTGGACATTGAACGATCAAATTTCTATACAGAATGCGCAGGAAAATCAATGA
- a CDS encoding HlyC/CorC family transporter, translating into MDDISIGLLIGVLACLTLLGAFFSGAETGIVSLNRYKLRHLIKKNHRAAKLVDFLLSRPDRFFGIVLIGNNLANAATAAIAAIVVQRIYGSTGAAIATFVMTLVTIIFAEIIPKMLGALYPERIAFPASYVLYPLLKILYPLVWFTNVISNSFLRLFGITPDKANSDQLSADELRTVVRESGKIISPRYRGMLLNILDLGQMTVQGIMVPRAQVTGIDMSRSDAEIMALLCKTEYTRVPVYQGEINNILGILHMRRIGRLYDDAANERDVRDFILANMREPYFVPETTPLNTQLLNFQKEKRRIGLVVDEYGDVQGIVTLEDILEEIVGEFTTNLGESNSEFERLPNDFFRINCSANIRDINKHLDWHLPVKPNSARTLNGLFLEHLGLIPAGNTCFVIGQYYFETESIADHKIQSVIVFEKKNAR; encoded by the coding sequence TTGGACGACATTTCCATAGGCCTGCTGATCGGTGTATTGGCTTGTCTCACGCTTTTGGGCGCTTTCTTTTCCGGTGCGGAAACCGGTATCGTTTCACTGAATCGCTACAAACTGCGCCATTTGATTAAAAAAAACCATCGCGCAGCAAAACTGGTGGACTTTTTACTGTCCCGTCCCGACCGCTTTTTTGGCATTGTTCTCATCGGCAACAACCTTGCCAATGCCGCTACTGCTGCGATAGCGGCGATTGTCGTACAACGCATTTACGGCAGCACGGGTGCAGCGATTGCTACTTTTGTCATGACGCTAGTGACGATTATTTTTGCAGAAATTATTCCCAAAATGCTGGGCGCACTGTATCCAGAACGCATCGCGTTTCCCGCCAGCTATGTGTTGTATCCGCTACTCAAAATTCTCTACCCTCTGGTGTGGTTCACCAATGTCATATCCAACAGTTTTTTGCGTCTTTTTGGTATCACACCGGATAAAGCCAACAGCGATCAGTTAAGCGCTGATGAGTTGCGCACTGTGGTGCGCGAATCAGGAAAAATTATTTCACCGCGCTATCGCGGTATGTTGCTCAACATCCTCGACCTCGGCCAAATGACTGTGCAAGGCATCATGGTGCCACGCGCACAAGTTACTGGTATCGACATGAGTCGCAGTGATGCAGAAATCATGGCACTGCTGTGCAAAACTGAATATACGCGCGTTCCCGTTTACCAAGGTGAAATAAACAACATTCTTGGTATTTTGCACATGCGTCGCATCGGGCGCTTGTACGATGATGCCGCCAATGAACGCGATGTGCGCGACTTTATCCTCGCCAATATGCGCGAACCGTATTTTGTGCCAGAAACAACGCCACTGAATACACAGCTGCTCAATTTTCAAAAAGAAAAACGACGCATCGGCCTCGTGGTTGATGAATACGGTGATGTACAGGGCATTGTGACACTGGAAGATATTCTGGAAGAAATTGTCGGCGAATTCACGACCAACTTGGGCGAAAGCAACAGTGAGTTTGAACGCTTGCCCAATGATTTTTTTCGCATCAACTGCAGTGCCAATATTCGCGATATCAACAAACACCTCGATTGGCATTTGCCCGTCAAACCCAACAGTGCGCGCACCTTAAATGGACTATTTCTTGAACACCTAGGGCTGATTCCCGCTGGCAATACTTGCTTTGTGATTGGGCAATACTATTTTGAAACGGAAAGCATAGCTGATCACAAAATTCAAAGTGTGATCGTCTTTGAGAAGAAAAACGCGCGTTAG
- a CDS encoding nucleotidyltransferase family protein, whose amino-acid sequence MKAMILAAGLGTRMRPLTDHCPKPLLDVAGKPLIVRHIERLAAAGFRELVINIAHLGCMIEEALGDGSTWGVQIAYSRESQPLETAGGIVKALPLLGDAPFLVINGDIWTDFPLNTLPNHFANGALAHLVLVNNPEHHPQGDFVLQDGKVQPRGEEQGLTFSGVSVLSPDLFSAWRERAGSAFPLREVLLPAMQQAAVSGEHYQGYWLDVGTPQRLQQLTQKLA is encoded by the coding sequence ATGAAAGCAATGATTCTGGCGGCGGGTTTGGGTACGCGTATGCGACCGCTGACCGACCACTGCCCTAAGCCCTTGCTGGATGTGGCGGGCAAGCCGCTGATTGTGCGCCATATTGAACGCCTCGCCGCTGCTGGGTTTCGTGAGCTGGTCATCAACATCGCCCATCTCGGTTGCATGATTGAAGAGGCGTTGGGCGATGGCAGTACATGGGGCGTGCAGATTGCTTACTCGCGGGAATCGCAGCCGTTGGAAACGGCGGGCGGTATCGTCAAGGCATTGCCGCTGTTGGGTGATGCACCGTTTCTCGTCATCAATGGCGATATTTGGACAGATTTTCCACTGAACACACTGCCCAATCATTTTGCGAATGGCGCGCTGGCACATTTGGTATTGGTGAATAACCCCGAGCATCACCCGCAGGGCGATTTTGTGTTGCAGGATGGAAAAGTGCAGCCGCGCGGCGAGGAACAAGGGCTGACTTTTAGTGGCGTCTCGGTGTTATCGCCAGATTTATTTTCTGCGTGGCGCGAGCGAGCTGGCTCTGCTTTTCCGTTGCGTGAAGTCTTGCTGCCTGCCATGCAGCAAGCCGCCGTCAGCGGTGAGCACTATCAAGGTTATTGGCTGGATGTAGGCACGCCGCAGCGCCTGCAACAGTTGACGCAAAAGCTGGCGTAA
- a CDS encoding DUF3426 domain-containing protein, producing MSNMVTRCPQCHTSFRVTEDHLKLANGAVRCGSCLLVFQARQHWINPTAETTATDSSSNTPTPNSRFQLDASSQNGAADSVSTAQPKIENETPADSYRPSETLDLGVPIEAVGAVANPKKIDDIGDDDKISDDTDLREEDEEPVIASSVTGLDSDYASVFGDMMDAPRSAAQDAALDNFNNFDDILDDTNLQQDHHDAAVDESWAKNLLDDELPKPETQTIDLNAVDDVRDILQDFANPVDVDAASRDLGFGHRDPFAAKDLGSTQGSHRSEMIAHIDPLPVDLLSTRAGQLKQDWKVTLQGSGIIAALFVLLIAQYVFFNFNRLAKTSTSRPYIQTICHVFRCELPVVENWRYIKIQNLVVRKHAQLPNALVVDAMLLNVTDQDLPFPALDLYFSDLVKTPIASRRFNPSEYLSGELSGQTMMPAGRPVHIALEVVNPGAEAVNWSMSVAGNVE from the coding sequence ATGAGCAACATGGTGACCCGCTGTCCTCAGTGCCATACCTCCTTCCGCGTCACGGAAGACCATCTCAAGCTGGCCAATGGCGCTGTGCGCTGCGGCTCTTGCTTGCTGGTATTTCAAGCACGCCAGCACTGGATTAACCCAACCGCTGAAACAACAGCAACGGATTCTTCTTCGAATACGCCTACGCCCAACAGCCGGTTTCAGTTGGATGCGTCGTCGCAAAATGGCGCGGCTGACTCAGTATCCACAGCCCAGCCTAAAATTGAAAACGAGACGCCCGCCGATAGTTATCGTCCCAGTGAAACACTGGATTTAGGTGTGCCGATAGAAGCAGTTGGCGCAGTGGCCAATCCGAAGAAAATAGACGATATCGGCGATGACGACAAAATCAGTGACGATACAGATTTGAGAGAAGAAGACGAAGAGCCGGTCATTGCATCATCGGTAACGGGTCTTGATAGTGATTACGCCAGTGTATTTGGCGACATGATGGATGCACCTCGCAGCGCAGCGCAGGATGCTGCTCTGGATAACTTCAATAATTTTGATGACATACTCGACGATACCAATTTGCAACAAGATCATCATGACGCAGCCGTTGATGAGTCGTGGGCCAAAAATCTTTTGGACGATGAATTGCCGAAGCCTGAGACGCAGACGATTGATTTGAACGCCGTCGATGATGTGCGTGATATTTTGCAAGACTTTGCCAATCCCGTTGATGTGGATGCAGCCAGTCGCGATCTTGGTTTTGGGCATCGCGATCCTTTTGCGGCAAAAGACTTGGGTAGTACGCAGGGCAGTCATCGCTCAGAAATGATTGCGCATATCGATCCGCTGCCGGTTGATTTACTGTCTACGCGCGCCGGTCAACTAAAACAAGATTGGAAAGTGACACTGCAAGGGAGTGGAATTATTGCGGCGCTATTCGTGTTGTTGATTGCGCAATATGTATTTTTTAATTTCAATCGATTAGCAAAAACCAGCACCAGTAGGCCGTACATACAAACAATTTGTCATGTGTTCCGCTGCGAGTTACCAGTAGTAGAAAATTGGCGCTACATCAAAATTCAAAACTTGGTAGTGCGCAAGCATGCGCAATTACCGAATGCTTTGGTGGTTGATGCCATGTTGTTGAATGTGACAGATCAGGATCTACCCTTTCCAGCATTAGATTTATATTTCAGTGATCTAGTGAAAACGCCGATAGCCAGTCGCCGTTTTAATCCTTCGGAATATTTATCCGGTGAATTGAGTGGTCAAACGATGATGCCAGCAGGCCGGCCGGTGCATATTGCATTGGAAGTGGTTAATCCGGGCGCAGAAGCAGTGAATTGGAGTATGTCGGTGGCAGGTAATGTTGAGTAA
- a CDS encoding phosphotransferase → MEQQLATWVKQQAGMAQRVRCCLYLVMPDFAVTSVSNSQPPVMAVYAPPATENSEQYLAVSQLLASSGVRVPAVLATDLSRGFLLVEDCGDQLLLPALNDHSVDALYESALAMLLALQSVSVPADAVPLYDGQRLWDEMALFPTWFVQGLLDQPCGRNEQTLLDNCFDGLVHSALDQPQVLVHRDFHARNVMLCGELAELVTIDFQDAVVGPITYDLVSLLRDCYIYWQPERVKQWALAYRKKLINQGKPAGDSDQQFLQWFDFMGLQRHIKVLGIFARLWLRDGKAGYLNDLPLVLHYTVSVAEQYPQTAEFAQWMQERILPACQRQPWWKPLP, encoded by the coding sequence GTGGAACAGCAGTTAGCGACATGGGTAAAACAACAGGCGGGCATGGCGCAACGGGTGCGTTGTTGCCTCTATCTGGTGATGCCGGATTTCGCCGTTACTTCCGTGTCGAACAGCCAGCCACCGGTGATGGCGGTGTATGCACCGCCCGCCACCGAAAACAGCGAGCAGTATTTGGCGGTGTCTCAGTTGCTGGCTTCTAGCGGCGTGCGTGTGCCGGCAGTGTTGGCGACGGACCTTAGTCGCGGCTTTTTGTTGGTGGAAGATTGCGGCGATCAATTACTGCTGCCCGCGCTGAATGATCACTCGGTCGATGCCCTGTACGAGAGCGCCTTGGCTATGTTGCTGGCGCTGCAATCTGTTTCCGTGCCTGCGGATGCTGTGCCGCTGTATGACGGTCAACGATTGTGGGATGAGATGGCGTTGTTCCCCACTTGGTTTGTACAAGGGCTGCTCGATCAACCTTGTGGCCGCAACGAGCAAACGCTGTTGGATAACTGCTTCGATGGCTTGGTGCACAGCGCGCTGGATCAACCGCAAGTGCTAGTGCATCGCGATTTCCATGCGCGCAATGTGATGTTGTGCGGCGAGCTTGCTGAGTTGGTGACGATAGATTTTCAGGATGCGGTGGTCGGCCCGATCACCTACGATTTGGTGTCTCTGCTGCGCGATTGCTACATCTACTGGCAGCCAGAACGGGTGAAACAGTGGGCGCTTGCTTACCGTAAAAAGCTGATCAATCAAGGAAAGCCAGCTGGCGACAGCGATCAGCAATTCCTGCAATGGTTTGATTTCATGGGGCTGCAGCGGCACATCAAAGTGCTGGGTATTTTCGCCCGCCTCTGGCTGCGTGACGGCAAAGCGGGCTATCTCAATGACCTGCCTTTGGTGCTGCACTACACCGTATCGGTTGCGGAGCAGTATCCACAAACGGCGGAATTCGCTCAGTGGATGCAGGAGCGCATTCTGCCCGCTTGCCAGCGGCAGCCGTGGTGGAAGCCCTTGCCGTGA
- the purH gene encoding bifunctional phosphoribosylaminoimidazolecarboxamide formyltransferase/IMP cyclohydrolase: MSAVIPVRRALISVSDKTGIVEFAQALAVRGVQLLSTGGTYRLLRDNNIAVTEVSDHTGFPEMMDGRVKTLHPKIHGGILGRRGQDDAVMQEHNIAPIDLVVVNLYPFAHTVAKPNCSLEDAIENIDIGGPTMVRAAAKNHEHVGIVVNSSDYARVLQALDNDKGLTHALRFDLAVKAFEHTAQYDGMIANYLGARVTETVEKFPRTFNAQLIKAQELRYGENPHQAAAFYVEASPQEVSIATAKQLQGKELSYNNIADTDAALECVKTFVKPACVIVKHANPCGVAVSLDGIHAAYDLAYATDPESAFGGIIAFNRELDAATAKAIVDRQFVEVIIAPAVASDALPVLAAKQNIRVMVCGALPEQRAAQWDWKRVNGGLLVQDLDIGMIKNSDLKIVTQRAPTEAEIHDCIFAWKVAKYVKSNAIVYAKNRQTIGVGAGQMSRVNSARIAAIKAEHAGLSVQGAVMASDAFFPFRDGIDNAAKVGISCVIQPGGSMRDEEVIAAANEHGMAMVFTGMRHFRH, encoded by the coding sequence ATGTCAGCTGTAATACCTGTACGCCGCGCTTTGATTTCCGTTTCTGATAAAACAGGCATTGTGGAATTTGCGCAAGCGTTGGCAGTACGCGGCGTGCAATTGTTGTCTACGGGCGGCACTTATCGTTTGTTGCGCGATAACAATATTGCCGTAACAGAAGTCTCCGATCACACCGGTTTTCCAGAAATGATGGACGGTCGCGTGAAAACGCTGCACCCCAAAATTCACGGCGGCATCCTCGGTCGTCGCGGGCAAGACGATGCTGTGATGCAAGAACACAATATCGCGCCGATAGATTTGGTAGTAGTGAATCTGTATCCCTTCGCACACACCGTCGCTAAACCGAATTGCTCGTTAGAAGATGCTATCGAAAATATTGATATTGGCGGGCCGACTATGGTGCGCGCAGCAGCAAAAAATCATGAGCATGTAGGCATCGTCGTCAACAGCAGTGATTACGCGCGCGTGCTACAAGCGTTAGACAATGACAAAGGCTTAACGCACGCCCTGCGTTTTGATTTAGCGGTGAAAGCGTTTGAACACACCGCGCAGTACGACGGCATGATCGCCAACTATCTCGGTGCGCGCGTAACGGAAACCGTAGAAAAATTTCCGCGCACTTTCAACGCGCAGCTCATCAAAGCACAAGAGCTGCGTTACGGTGAAAACCCGCATCAGGCCGCCGCATTTTATGTAGAAGCATCGCCGCAGGAAGTGAGCATTGCCACCGCTAAACAATTGCAAGGTAAGGAGTTGTCGTACAACAACATTGCTGATACCGATGCCGCGTTGGAATGCGTAAAAACTTTTGTGAAGCCGGCGTGTGTGATTGTGAAACACGCCAATCCTTGCGGTGTGGCGGTGTCACTGGATGGTATTCATGCTGCTTACGATTTGGCGTATGCCACGGATCCTGAATCGGCATTTGGTGGCATTATTGCGTTTAACCGCGAGTTGGATGCAGCGACAGCAAAAGCGATCGTCGATCGTCAATTTGTGGAAGTGATTATTGCGCCAGCGGTGGCGAGCGATGCGCTACCTGTTTTAGCCGCCAAACAAAATATTCGCGTGATGGTTTGCGGTGCATTGCCTGAGCAGCGTGCAGCGCAGTGGGATTGGAAGCGCGTCAACGGCGGTTTGTTAGTGCAAGACCTCGATATCGGCATGATCAAAAATTCTGATTTAAAAATTGTTACGCAACGCGCGCCGACCGAGGCAGAAATTCACGATTGTATTTTTGCTTGGAAAGTTGCGAAGTATGTGAAATCCAACGCGATTGTTTATGCTAAAAATCGTCAAACGATTGGTGTGGGTGCGGGGCAGATGAGCCGCGTTAATTCTGCACGCATTGCTGCAATCAAAGCCGAACATGCTGGTTTGTCTGTGCAAGGCGCAGTGATGGCATCCGATGCTTTCTTTCCTTTCCGCGATGGCATCGACAACGCCGCCAAAGTCGGCATCAGTTGCGTGATTCAACCCGGTGGCTCAATGCGTGATGAAGAAGTGATCGCCGCCGCCAACGAACACGGCATGGCGATGGTGTTTACGGGTATGCGTCATTTCCGCCACTGA
- the ccsA gene encoding cytochrome c biogenesis protein CcsA: protein MSTTLAGLLACFFYTYLAGWRWRNWHSTVSPTTPSTPHALYIAIAVAALSLHGFSLYALIDTTAGFNFSFFRVSSLIFWVICITVFASSFRLPLPILLPPFFVMTAISVLCSILIESPYTPHSLTYPQALHILLSILSYSILTIAAMQALALALQDHLLKTKQLQKVMAQLPPLQTMEFLLFQMLWAGSVLLALSIASGLLFLQDILAQHLAHKMFFSFGALLVYCILLWGRYRHGWRGKQAIRWTLGGFIALMLAYFGTKLVLEILLHSA, encoded by the coding sequence ATGTCAACCACACTGGCTGGATTGCTCGCTTGTTTTTTCTATACCTATTTAGCCGGTTGGCGATGGCGCAACTGGCACTCAACCGTTTCGCCAACCACACCCAGCACACCGCACGCTTTGTATATTGCCATCGCGGTAGCCGCTTTGAGCCTACACGGTTTTAGTCTTTATGCATTAATAGATACAACCGCTGGTTTTAATTTTTCTTTTTTTCGTGTGTCGTCACTCATTTTTTGGGTTATTTGCATAACGGTGTTTGCCAGCAGCTTTCGCCTTCCTCTGCCGATACTACTGCCGCCATTTTTTGTGATGACGGCCATCAGCGTTCTCTGTTCTATTCTGATTGAAAGTCCTTACACGCCTCACTCGCTGACTTACCCTCAAGCACTGCATATTTTGTTATCCATTCTTTCCTACAGCATTCTCACCATCGCAGCGATGCAGGCTTTAGCACTCGCCCTGCAAGACCATTTGCTCAAAACAAAACAATTACAAAAAGTGATGGCTCAACTGCCTCCACTGCAAACGATGGAGTTTTTATTGTTTCAAATGCTGTGGGCTGGCTCGGTGTTGCTGGCTTTGTCCATTGCCAGTGGCTTGCTGTTTTTACAAGACATACTGGCGCAGCATTTAGCACACAAAATGTTTTTCTCGTTTGGCGCTCTGCTGGTGTACTGCATATTGCTGTGGGGAAGGTATCGACACGGTTGGCGCGGCAAGCAGGCCATTCGTTGGACGCTCGGCGGTTTTATCGCCTTGATGCTCGCCTATTTCGGCACCAAATTAGTCTTGGAAATTCTGCTGCATAGCGCGTAA
- a CDS encoding cytochrome P450 → MSTVDYDPYSHEAMKDPYALYAAMRKEGKPHFMPKYNGWALARFQDIWDASSKVDDNCTFTKGQTPGQVLLGEPVPVTFMTMDAPDHRKWRGLIRHEFTPEGVREQEARLRALTKEILAPLLKKGQFDIYSELANRVTCINAGHNLGLPREDAEKWRALIDDMLHREEGQVGGSSPRNQAAAQELFGYFGQYVHQLRNDPALAQRYTKIFLEANVEGRTLTDEEMMFHLFSLLVVGSETTPITVAGTFWNLQNNPDQKAAVLAEAKEGKFDLARKAFLETIRFDQPTNMLARTAKRDFELNGVEIKAGQPVLFLYASAERDETIHPDPDKFDLYRQPTAKSLMFGHGGHKCLGLHLGVLMGCILVEEILKAAPDFEVVGDQCERVYGEHLSGWGKVVIKFKPH, encoded by the coding sequence ATGAGCACAGTTGATTACGATCCCTATTCCCACGAAGCCATGAAGGATCCTTATGCCCTTTATGCCGCCATGCGTAAAGAAGGCAAGCCGCACTTTATGCCGAAGTACAACGGTTGGGCGCTGGCGCGTTTCCAAGACATTTGGGATGCGAGCAGCAAAGTGGACGACAACTGCACCTTCACCAAGGGTCAAACACCAGGACAGGTGTTGCTGGGCGAGCCCGTGCCTGTCACCTTTATGACCATGGATGCACCAGATCACCGCAAATGGCGCGGTCTGATTCGCCATGAGTTCACGCCAGAAGGTGTGCGCGAACAAGAAGCGCGCCTGCGTGCACTCACCAAAGAAATACTGGCTCCACTGCTGAAAAAAGGTCAGTTCGACATTTACAGTGAACTCGCCAACCGCGTTACCTGTATCAACGCCGGCCACAACCTCGGTCTACCGCGCGAAGACGCTGAAAAATGGCGCGCATTGATCGATGACATGCTGCACCGTGAAGAAGGCCAAGTGGGCGGTAGCTCACCGCGCAACCAAGCGGCAGCGCAGGAGTTATTTGGCTACTTTGGTCAATATGTTCACCAGCTGCGCAACGACCCTGCGCTGGCACAGCGCTATACCAAAATCTTCTTAGAAGCCAATGTCGAAGGGCGCACACTCACCGACGAAGAGATGATGTTCCACCTGTTTTCGTTATTGGTTGTCGGCTCTGAAACTACGCCAATTACTGTTGCCGGCACTTTCTGGAACTTGCAGAACAATCCGGATCAGAAAGCCGCTGTACTGGCCGAAGCAAAAGAAGGCAAATTTGATCTGGCACGCAAAGCCTTCCTAGAAACCATACGCTTTGACCAGCCCACCAACATGTTGGCGCGGACCGCGAAGCGCGATTTCGAATTGAATGGCGTCGAAATCAAAGCAGGTCAGCCGGTGTTGTTTTTGTACGCCTCTGCTGAACGCGATGAAACCATCCACCCCGATCCAGATAAGTTCGACTTGTATCGTCAACCTACGGCGAAGAGTTTGATGTTTGGTCACGGTGGCCACAAGTGCCTTGGCTTGCATTTGGGCGTGTTGATGGGCTGTATCCTTGTTGAGGAAATCCTGAAAGCTGCACCAGACTTTGAAGTGGTTGGAGATCAATGCGAGCGCGTTTACGGCGAGCATTTGTCCGGCTGGGGCAAGGTAGTGATCAAATTCAAACCTCATTGA